CACGGGACCGGGCGGCCAGGCAAGACGGCGGCCCCGGCGGGCGGGGAGGCGTGGCCGCCTTGCTCCGGGGTTGTCTTTGCGCTCGAAATGTGAAAGGATTTTTGCCTGCGGCCAGCGGCCGCATTTCCCCATGGAGGAGCGTCAATGATCGCGCTTGGAACGGCTATTTTTTGGCTGGCCCTGTATGTGGCCGTGTTTTTTGCCTATTATCAGTATTATTTCCGGCCCAGGATCTTTTTGCTCATGCTCGACGAAAAAGCCTATTTGGAGCACTACCTGGACAGGCTGCCGCACATGAAAAACCGTCCGGGCGAACGTCTGGGGATGGTGGAGTTCCTTATGGACAAGCGCAGCGCGTTTGTCCGGGAAAACCGCATCTTCATGGCCACCGCGACCATCCTGGTGATCCTCGGCCTGGCCTTCTCCGCCAACTGATTCCCCGCGACCCGGCTGGGCGTCGCCTTCCGACCCCGTGGCCGCCTCTCCTGAATTGGGAGGAGGCCCCGGTGGCTTTCGTTCGCCTTCCCCGCGACCCGGCGGGGTGGCGTCTTTCGACCCTGTGGCCGCCTTCCTTGAATCGGGGGGAGGCCCGGGGGACTTTCGTTCGCCCGGCCGTCATCGGCCTTCCGAGGGCGCTGTGACGTGGACCGACCGCCCCGGGACCGTCTACGCAGGGACGCCTGGCGGCCGTTTCAGGCCGCGCCGTCATCTTTTCCGGATACCGAGCTTTTTGATGCGCGAATCGAAGGTGGAGCGGTTGACCCCGGCCTTTGCGGCCGCCTGGGTGATGTTCCAGTGGCATTTTTCCAAAAGGGCCAGCACATAGCCGCGCTCCACCTCTTCCCAGGTCTGCTCGCACATGTCATGCGCCGGGGCGGCTGCCGCAGGACGGCCGGGGTCGACCGGCGTCTGGGAGAGGTCGGCAAGGGGGGCTGGCGTCGACAGGATGGCGGCGGGCAGATCGGCGTCGTCGATGGTGTCGCAGGGCAGGGTGGCCAGGAGGTAGCGCACCAGATTTTCCATCTCCCGGATGTTGCCTTTCCAGGGATGGTCCGTGAGGCGGCGCAGGGCCTTTGGGGTGCATTTTTTCGGGGCGATGCCCATGCGCTGTGCGTCGCGGCGCAGGAAATAGTTGAGCAAAAGGGGGATGTCGTCGCGGCGTTCGCGCAAGGGGGGCAGGGACAGGGGCAGGACGTTGAGGCGGTAGAACAGATCCTCGCGAAACGTCCCGGCGGCGATGGCCTGGCGCAGATCCTTGTTGGTGGCCGAGATGATGCGCACGTCCACCCGCTTGGACCCGGTCCCGCCCAGGGGCTTGATCTCGTTTTGCTGGATGACCCGCAGGATGCGGGCCTGAAGGGACAGGGCCATGTCCCCGATCTCGTCGAGAAACACCGTGCCGCCCGAGGCGGCCTCGAAAAGTCCGGTCTTGTCCTTGTCCGCGCCGGTGAAGGCCCCTTTGCGGTATCCGAACAGTTCGCTTTCGAGCAGGGTGTCGGGGATGGCGCTGACGTTTTGCACCAGGAAGGGGCCATTCTTGCGGTCGCTTTGGCGGTGGATCTCCCGGGCGGCCAGTTCCTTGCCCGTGCCGGACTCGCCGGTGATGAGCACCGGAAAGTCAGTTTTGGCGTAGTCGCGCAGGGATTTTTGCGCCGCCAAAAAGGCGTCGCTTTGGCCGATGAAGGCGTCGACGTTGAGGTCGGCGATCATGCGGCGCAATTTTTCGTTTTCGTCCCGCTTGTCGGCGAAGGCCAGGGCGTTGCCCAGGGCGATGGCCCCGATGGCCACCAAGTCCTCCATGAGCTCCAGGTAGTCCTTGTGCAGGTTGAGCCGGCTGCCGCCGTGGGCGGTGTCGATGATCTCCACCGCTCCATAGACCCGGCCGTCGCGCAGGATCAGGGGATAGCACAAAATCAGCGTGCTTTTGACGTCGAGTCCGGCCTCGACCTCCCGGAAATGGCGCTTGTCCTTGTAGGCCTCGGCGATGGTCATACGGCCGTTGTCGATGACCCAGCCCACGATGCTCTGGGCGCTTTTGGGGATGACGTAGCCTGCAATGTCCGCGCTTTGCGAACCCACGGCCGCGATGCACCGGTACCCGTCGTCCTCGGCGATCCACAGGGAGCCGCGTTCGACATTTTGCATTTCGAGCAGGGCCGAAAGAAATTTTTTCTGCAACCGGCTGGTGTCGAGCTCCTCGAAGAGGGCCTTGTGGAATTCGAGCGCCTGGGATTTCATCATCTGCCCTTGGTCTTGTGGTTCCGGAAGGCGGCACGGCTGTACCGACCCCTTTTCCAACCTATGTTCCCGGGTGGAAAATGACAAGGGGGAATGGCCGGTTGGGAGGTCTCGTCGGCGGTTTCGGGAACGGCCGCCCTTGTCACCGGACGCGGGGCAGGGGTATAGGCCACGATGTGATGATCCGAGAGGACATGCCCCTCGTGCCTGGACGGCTCGCCGCAGTTTTCCGACGGCGTCCGCCCGGTCGCCCGGGCGCTTATGAACCGCGAAACCGTCGCCGAAAAAAAAGAGGAGCCGCATGATCAGCACCACGCTTTTTCCCGGACGCTACGTGCAGGGCCCAGGCGCCCTGTCCCGCCTGGGCAGGGAACTGGCCCGCCTGGGGGATCGGCATTTTCTCATCTGTTCCCCGCACCCCCTGGAACATCTGCTGCCCGCCGTGCTGCCCGGGGTGCAACAGGCCGGGGCCGTGCGCACGGAACGCTTCGGCAGGGAATGCACGGACCAGGAGATCGAACGCCTCTCGGGCCTGGTGCGGGAGTTCGGCGCCCGGACCGTGACCGCCGTGGGCGGCGGCAAGACCCTGGACGCGGCCAAGGCCGTGGCCGCCCGGGTCGGGCTGCCCGTGGTCGTGGTCCCCACCATCGCCTCCACGGATGCGCCGTGCAGCTCCGTGTGCGTGGTCTATTCCCCGGACGGCGTTTTTTTGCGGGCGGATGTGCTGCCGCGCAACCCGGACGTGGTCCTGGTGGATACCGAGGTCATGGCCCGCGCCCCGGCCCGGTTTCTGGTGTCGGGCATGGGCGACGCCCTGGCCACCTGGTTCGAGGCCGACTCCTGTCGCAAAAGCCGGGGCCGCAACATCGCGGGCGATACGGGTTCCATGACGGCCCTGGCCCTGGCCCGGCTGTGCTATGAGACCGTCCGGGACTTCGGACTGTCCGCGCGCACGGCCTGCGAGGCCGGGGTGGCGACCCCCGCTTTGGAACGGGTGGTGGAGGCCAATACGCTCTTAAGCGGCCTGGGCTTCGAGAGCGGGGGGCTGGGCGCGGCCCATTCCATCCATAACGGCCTGACGGCCCTGCCCGCCGTCCGGGGGCTGCACCATGGCGAGAAGGTGGCCTTCGGCGTGCTGGCCTCGCTGTTTCTTACAGACGCCCCCCTGGCCCTTGTGGACGAGGTCTACGCCCTGTGCGCCAGCCTTGGCCTGCCCACCACCTTTGCTGATCTGGGCCTTGCGGGCGTGTCGGACCAGGAACTGCTGCGCGTTGCGGAAAAAAGCTGTGCGCCGGGGGAAAGCATCCACAACGAGCCGGTGGAGATATCCCCGTCCCTGGTCCAGGCCGTTCTCAAGGCCGCCGACGCCGAGGGACGCCGCCGCGTCGGCGCCCGCGTCGGCCATGGTCCCGCCGGTTCGCCGTCGCGCTGATCGAGCCCGCCTTCTCGTTCGCGCCGGGGGAAACGCAACGGAGTGGTTTCCCCCGGGCACATGTCCGCCTGGAACACGCCATACCCGCTCCTCAAAGATAGGTACGGTTTCTCCCTGGCCTGAGGCCGCCCGCCGACGAAATCCTCCCCGCATTTTGCCTGCCGCCTGCGCTTCACATCGGCGCGCGGATCGAGTCTTCTCCAGAGTGAGGCGAAAAATGCATCCGTACATGGACGGACGCCGCATGATTTTGTACATGAGGGCATGAAGAAAGTGCGTTCTGACGAAGGAGGCCCCCATGCTTCGGAATTACTCGATATCGAGTCGGCTTTTTTGTCTCCTGGCCCTTGTGGCGCTGTTTGTTGCGGCCGTGGTGTGGGCATTCTACGGGGGAATAACGAGCATGAAGGAGGAGGCCGTACGCGAGACGCAAAAGGCTATGCTCGACGGCCAGAAGCAGAAGCTCCTGGTGGGGACGCATGCCCTGGCCCTGGCCTTGGGGCAGGCTGTCGGCGCTGTGGCGGACCCGGCGGGGCGGGTGGAAGCGATCCGGGGCATGGTGGACCCCATCCGTTTTGAAGACGACAAGTCGGGGTATTATTTTGTCTACCAGGGCACGGTCAATGTGGCCCTGCCGCCGAAAAAAGAGGTCCAGGGCAAGGATCTTGGCGAAAACAAGGACTCGGGCGGGGTGTATTACGTTCGCGAACTGGCGGCCCGGGCCCGAAGCGGCGGCGGGTTCGTGGAATACGTGTTCCCCAAGCCCGGCCAGGGCGACCAGCCCAAGCTCAGTTATGCCGAGATGATTCCGGGCACGGACATGTGGATCGGCACGGGCATCTACATCGACAACGTCGACAAGGAAAAAGCCCGCATCGCCGGTGTCCTGGACGCATCCACCTCCTCCATCCTGCGGGCCATCCTCGGGGCCGTGGGGGTCGTCTTCGCGATCCTGGCCGTGCTGTGCATCGCCATCACCCGCAGCATCGTGCGGCCCATCCGGGAGGCGGCCACGGCGGCCCAGGATATCGCCTCGGGAAATCTCGACGTCCGCCTGAACGTCTCGGGCAAGGACGAGGCCGCCCGGTTGGAAATCGCCCTGAACACCATGGCCGACGCCCTGCGCGACAATATCCGGGACATCACGGCCAAGACCGCCCTGGCCGAGGAAAAGGCCAGACAGGCCGACCAGGCCAAACTTCTGGCCGAGGAGGCCTCGAATCGTGCCGAGGCGGCCAAGTCCGAGGGCATGGCCGATGCGGCGATGCGCCTGGAGTCCGTGGCGGCCGCCATGACCGGCTCCACCAAGGCCCTCTCCGGCCGCGCCGAGGCCATCCGGTCGCGCACCGTGCATCAGCGGGACCGCATCCAGGAGACGGCCACGGCCATGGAAGAGATGAACGCCACGGTGCTCGAGGTGGCCAAAAACGCCGGCCAGGCGGCCACCGAGGCCGAATCGTCCAGGAGAAAGGCCCAGGAAGGGCAGAACGTGGTGGACGGTTCGGTGACCTCCATGCGGGCCATCCGGGAACAGGCCCAGAGCCTGTCCGCGAACATGACCGAGCTTGGGCGCATGGCCGAGGACATCGGGCGGATCATGACCGTCATCCTGGACATCGCCGACCAGACCAATCTTTTGGCCCTAAACGCGGCCATCGAAGCCGCCCGGGCCGGGGATGCCGGACGGGGATTCGCGGTGGTGGCCGACGAGGTCCGCAAGCTGGCCGAGAAGACCATGGGGGCCACCAAGGAGGTGGGCGACAGCATAAACGCCATCCAGAACGTGGCCAGGGAAAACGTGGCGGGCATGGAGCGCACGACCGAGGCCATCACCGAGGCCACG
Above is a genomic segment from Desulfolutivibrio sulfodismutans DSM 3696 containing:
- a CDS encoding glycerol dehydrogenase, translating into MISTTLFPGRYVQGPGALSRLGRELARLGDRHFLICSPHPLEHLLPAVLPGVQQAGAVRTERFGRECTDQEIERLSGLVREFGARTVTAVGGGKTLDAAKAVAARVGLPVVVVPTIASTDAPCSSVCVVYSPDGVFLRADVLPRNPDVVLVDTEVMARAPARFLVSGMGDALATWFEADSCRKSRGRNIAGDTGSMTALALARLCYETVRDFGLSARTACEAGVATPALERVVEANTLLSGLGFESGGLGAAHSIHNGLTALPAVRGLHHGEKVAFGVLASLFLTDAPLALVDEVYALCASLGLPTTFADLGLAGVSDQELLRVAEKSCAPGESIHNEPVEISPSLVQAVLKAADAEGRRRVGARVGHGPAGSPSR
- a CDS encoding methyl-accepting chemotaxis protein, translated to MLRNYSISSRLFCLLALVALFVAAVVWAFYGGITSMKEEAVRETQKAMLDGQKQKLLVGTHALALALGQAVGAVADPAGRVEAIRGMVDPIRFEDDKSGYYFVYQGTVNVALPPKKEVQGKDLGENKDSGGVYYVRELAARARSGGGFVEYVFPKPGQGDQPKLSYAEMIPGTDMWIGTGIYIDNVDKEKARIAGVLDASTSSILRAILGAVGVVFAILAVLCIAITRSIVRPIREAATAAQDIASGNLDVRLNVSGKDEAARLEIALNTMADALRDNIRDITAKTALAEEKARQADQAKLLAEEASNRAEAAKSEGMADAAMRLESVAAAMTGSTKALSGRAEAIRSRTVHQRDRIQETATAMEEMNATVLEVAKNAGQAATEAESSRRKAQEGQNVVDGSVTSMRAIREQAQSLSANMTELGRMAEDIGRIMTVILDIADQTNLLALNAAIEAARAGDAGRGFAVVADEVRKLAEKTMGATKEVGDSINAIQNVARENVAGMERTTEAITEATELSGKSGQMLREIVDSAQSSAGQINSIATAAEEQSAASEEINRAIEEINGIALDITSTMEETVTDIHALTEQADALRGVIGSLLEDAGQGGKGDRRSIR
- a CDS encoding sigma-54-dependent Fis family transcriptional regulator, giving the protein MMKSQALEFHKALFEELDTSRLQKKFLSALLEMQNVERGSLWIAEDDGYRCIAAVGSQSADIAGYVIPKSAQSIVGWVIDNGRMTIAEAYKDKRHFREVEAGLDVKSTLILCYPLILRDGRVYGAVEIIDTAHGGSRLNLHKDYLELMEDLVAIGAIALGNALAFADKRDENEKLRRMIADLNVDAFIGQSDAFLAAQKSLRDYAKTDFPVLITGESGTGKELAAREIHRQSDRKNGPFLVQNVSAIPDTLLESELFGYRKGAFTGADKDKTGLFEAASGGTVFLDEIGDMALSLQARILRVIQQNEIKPLGGTGSKRVDVRIISATNKDLRQAIAAGTFREDLFYRLNVLPLSLPPLRERRDDIPLLLNYFLRRDAQRMGIAPKKCTPKALRRLTDHPWKGNIREMENLVRYLLATLPCDTIDDADLPAAILSTPAPLADLSQTPVDPGRPAAAAPAHDMCEQTWEEVERGYVLALLEKCHWNITQAAAKAGVNRSTFDSRIKKLGIRKR